In Mugil cephalus isolate CIBA_MC_2020 chromosome 20, CIBA_Mcephalus_1.1, whole genome shotgun sequence, the following are encoded in one genomic region:
- the emp2 gene encoding epithelial membrane protein 2 has protein sequence MLVILAFIILFHLAAAILLFVATIHNAWWVVSKPGQDVIYSDLWYSCNSTCVSVKNSHSRDAAYLQAVQATMILAIILCCVSFFVFILQLFRIKQGERFIFTAVIQLLASLCVMVAASIYTAQNDSFHESDLKKGNYGSSFILAWISFPMTLISGSMYLVLRKRK, from the exons ATGCTGGTCATCTTAGccttcatcatcctcttccACCTGGCTGCAGCCATCCTGCTCTTCGTCGCCACCATTCACAAC GCGTGGTGGGTGGTGTCAAAACCAGGACAGGACGTCATCTACTCTGACCTGTGGTACTCCTGTAACTCCACCTGCGTCTCCGTGAAGAACAGCCACAGCAGAGACGCAG cgTATCTGCAGGCCGTCCAGGCCACCATGATCCTGGCCATCATCTTATGCTGCGTCAGCTTCTTCGTCTTCATCCTTCAGCTGTTCAGGATCAAACAAGGAGAGCGATTCATCTTCACCGCCGTCATCCAGCTCCTGGCCT CTCTATGCGTGATGGTTGCAGCGTCCATCTACACGGCTCAGAACGACAGCTTCCACGAGTCCGACCTAAAGAAGGGCAACTACGGCTCCTCCTTCATCCTGGCCTGGATCAGCTTCCCCATGACCCTCATCAGCGGCAGCATGTACCTGGTGCTCAGGAAGCGTAAATAG